TAAAACGTAATTCAACCCAACCTTCACCTGTATGATATTTTGCTGACGATACCCAATGTATTTTTTCAGTTGTACGTCCTTTGGGTGTTTCTCTCGTAATGGTAATGTAGCGATTAAATAAAGCGTCTGCTGCTTCCTGTAAGTCTCTGTAGAAATTCTTTGAGCCTTTAACTCCCATTTTCTCTGCATAGTCAACAGCCACAATCCTGACAACCAACTGACTAGGCTGTGGAGCTGTAGGGTGTATCTTGGAAACGGCATATCTGATAAGTCGCGTCTGGTGAATCGTTAACCCATGTGCAGCTTTTACCAACGCCTTTGCTAGATGTATCTCCCCATCATGCCCATATATGGTCTGCAAATTGTCAGGCGGAGGAGATAATCTACTTCTCTCTATGATCTCACCAGTAGGCGGCGGTGTAGACTGCAACCGTTTTCGTGCCTGCTCCCATGTCTCGCCAGGACGGGCATTTTTACTGATATATGAATCATCAATACGTTGTTCTTCTACCATGAACACCTACCAAAACAAGAAATATGGAATCATATTTATCTTAATATATTTAATATATGAAGTCAACTTTGACTACATATTATTGTGAGTAATGCCGTCTTTTCTTCATACTTGCACCGTCTTTTCTTCATACTTGCACCGTCTTTTCTTCATACTTGCACCGTCTTTTCTTCATACTTGCACCGTCTTTTCTTCATACTTGCACCGTCTTTTCTTCATACTTGCGCAGTGCGCAAGATAATATTTTTCATTTATTATCAATAACTTAAAATGTAATATTTTTTCTCTACAATCTTTCTTACAAGTTGTTTACAAATATTCTTACAAACAAAAGAAAACACCGTCTTTTCTTCATAGAACGCTATTGTGTCAAAACACTTTATAGGGTGAATTTAAACAAACGACACCAAAGTCCCATAGGATTTGAAATCCATGCACTGCAAGAAGCAAATCACATTCAAACCTATAGCCCGGAAACACGTCAGGCAGATAGTCACGTAAGTGACCATAAGGAACGGGCTACGCCCGTGAGTATCTGTGGGTGCTAACGCACCCAAGGGAAAGGAGCGTCTACGACGCGCGTATTGAGCCGCTACGCGGCTTTTTGGTGATTAACCATGAAGAGCTATAGATAGAGCCATTAAAACGCTTAAAAGCGATTCTGCGCGGTTCTAACAACATTCGTGCAAACTTGAACTTCACCAGATGGGGGTTTACCCCCATACCCCCAGTCTTGCAGGGCGCGAGGCAGGGTGAGTGGTAGCTTGAAACGTATCACTCGCGGGTGTAACTCGTGCGAACGTGGAAGACCGTCAGTTCTGGCTTTAATGCCAATAGAGCCGCAGTAGCGGGATTACGCGGCGTAAGGCCATCACTTCGATTTACTGGAAGTGCGCCGCTACAAAGGGGCAAGCCCCTTTATCCAAAGAGTCCACCCGTGCCGCTGGGTAGATATAGTTTTATCCGAGTTGAGTCACCTCAAGCATTCAGAATTCCCCCCCGCCAAAGGCAAGGGGGAATGGTTTGCGCCGGTGCCGCGCTGTCTGGGTAGCCAAAAGCTGGAAACGCCGCGAACGGCTTCTACCCTGTACCAAACCGGAGGTTTGCACACGGTGCTTTGCTGATCACACGGACTGCGCCAACAGCCCGCCCCTGATCAAGTGCCTATCCGTCCCCCGCCAAGGGGACACGCTTGTTACTGCCGCAGGCTTTCGGCTTGTTGATGGATATATTTATATCCATCAACTGCATGAACAGGATGCCACTCCTGTTGTTTTCATGCTCGTGTTAAGGCTTCGACCATATCGCCCCAACACTTTCCCGCCTACTTGCCTGCTCTCCCACTCTGCTACCATCCCGCCCCGGAGCCACCGGGAACGGTTAAACTGGGCAGAGCTTCCCACGTTAGCTTGCATTGTCGCTGTTATGCGCCGCTGCCCTCCATTTGCTTGCTAGGCTACGCCTTTTGCCGGGTTTCCCCGTCAATTTCCACCCCGCGAGATTCCAAAGCCGGTGGTGTACTCACAAACAACTTTCATTGGGCATGGCCAGACTCTCAGTCACGGCTCACAACAACTTACCCCATAGCATCCTCGTGTGATGCATTTACAGGCTTGAGCTATCCAGCGATCTTTCCGGCTTGCGCCAAAAAGTACCAGCGTCTCCAGGTTTCCCCTCCACGCCCTGACACCTCACGGTATCCTCAGCAGCCCACCTGTGGGGCTTGGGTTATACGGTCTCCCGCATCCCCCAAGGCGGATTTGTAACATTTGTTGCCAAATGGTTACGCACCACTTCAACACAAACAGGGTTTCACCTATCACTAGGTTCCCGTTTCCGTGTCGCCCAATCCCCGGCTTATCCGGTCGGATTGGGTCGGAAGGTGGGATTGCACCACCTAACGCCCGTCGTAGCCGCGCCAGCTTAATTACAAGCACGCGGCTTCAGCAGTAACTGTCCCTAGGTTGGCAGCCTAAGGACTCACACAAGTGGCTGCTTGGGTGAACTTGCATAAACGTCATCAAAGTCCCATAGGATTTCGGTGATGACGATCTAAGGGGGTTGAAGTCCAACAGAACGAAAACCTACGCTAAGCACCACAACCGCACGTTGAGCCGCCAGCGAATAAGTTCCCCGCGTTTAGCCGTGGCGGTAGCACAACCGCCTATCTTGCCAATGCTGAATACAGCACACGAACAGCATTGTTCCGCACGACTACAGCACTATTCAGACTGGAATAGCATTACCCAGCATTATTGCAGCATTCCAACAGCATTATTCCGCAATGCTAATTGGCTGCTACATAAATGCGGAATAACGCTGATTGTTGCTGGAAAATGAGGTTAGAAGTCGATGGCAAGATGTGTATTTGCTATACCGCCACAAGTGACGGCACAGCAAATACTAGGTAACTTATTCGCCTTCGGCTCAACGATCTTGCCCTTGCAGGGAGTGGGCGCGGTAGGCATGGTAGTGGCATGGATGAATGTAACAAACAACACCAAAGTCTCATAAAATTCGCTACTATCCCGCGACAATTATCTTGTCCGGTCAGTTGCTGAATCATGAAGCCACCTTAGCGTGACCTCATTTTTCTTCATGCGGTACACACTTGATCCTGTTCAACCCATGCTTCTTGAGCCAGTTATAAAGGTTTGCTTCGGTGGTGTGATACCGCTGTGCGATGAACCGTTGCGTTGCGCCATTCACCAACAACCCTTCGATTTCTGGACGGAACGCATCCAGTTTGCTTTTGCCCGGCCCTTTGGGGCGACCAAGGATGAAGCCTTGCGCCTTTTTGGCACGTAACGCCTCTGTCGTGCGCTGTGAGATCAGGTCGCGCTCAATTTCCGCTGCCATCGAAAATGCCAAGGCAATGATCTTGCTCTGGATGCTGTGGTCAAGCCGCCAACTGCCCTTTACCGAATAGACGCGGATACCCTTGCGGGTGGATAGTGCCAGTATCTCCATGCACTCCAACATACTGCGCCCCAAACGTGAGAGTTCCGCGACGATAAGCGCATCGCCATCCTGCAACGCCTCCAGCACCTGCGCAATTTGACGCTCAC
Above is a genomic segment from Thiothrix unzii containing:
- a CDS encoding replication initiation protein, with product MVEEQRIDDSYISKNARPGETWEQARKRLQSTPPPTGEIIERSRLSPPPDNLQTIYGHDGEIHLAKALVKAAHGLTIHQTRLIRYAVSKIHPTAPQPSQLVVRIVAVDYAEKMGVKGSKNFYRDLQEAADALFNRYITITRETPKGRTTEKIHWVSSAKYHTGEGWVELRFSPEVSPSLSMLNNGDKIIYKLQSTVDLKSTYSWRLYELLMQWKDTKRLLISVEDYRNSLDVPESYIYGDIKAHCIDKPIKELKAKCHMDIEFKAIKDKENKKRVGSLEFSWKYAEQIDMPLEGGETPKKKRGRKPKEA
- a CDS encoding recombinase family protein, translating into MTAKTASPAPKTVAYLRVSTQGQDTGKNKADILYFANHHDLGKVTFVEEVASGKKSWRERQIAQVLEALQDGDALIVAELSRLGRSMLECMEILALSTRKGIRVYSVKGSWRLDHSIQSKIIALAFSMAAEIERDLISQRTTEALRAKKAQGFILGRPKGPGKSKLDAFRPEIEGLLVNGATQRFIAQRYHTTEANLYNWLKKHGLNRIKCVPHEEK